From the genome of Cytophagia bacterium CHB2:
CAACCGTCCTCCAGTTTGGCCAAGCGCGCTCGCAAGGTGGCATTCTCTCTTGTGAGTTGGGGTCTCGTTTTATAAGGCATCATCACACTCCAAAAAGCATGGGTGTTTGCGTCTGAGCGCTTTTGCGCGCAGCTTTTGGGGATTCCGGCTTGTCCATTCATTCCGGCTGGTTGACCTGCTCGATCGCAGCCAAAGGAGCATTCGACATGACCGACTGAATACCCCTTTCCATCGCGGCCGTCGAGGAGTACGATTCACTCTTGCCGATGATTTCGCCGTTCTTTGCTTTCAGCACAAAGTACGGCTTGCCCTGAGCATCTGTACGCCGATGATACTGTTGATCGATGGGGGCATTCAGTTTTGCGGCTGAAATGGCCAACCCAAAGCGCCTGGCAACATGGTCGCAGGTTATTCGTTGCCGTCGCCCGTGGTTTGCTTTTTATCCTGCAAAGACTTCCGGATGGCACCAAGAATCAACTGCTCGGAAGGCTCGTCGATGCACTGCTTTGGTGAGCCGGTTTGGTACAAATAAGCAGCTTCACCTTTTGCCGACTGCGTCACGATTTTTAATTGCGCATACGCTGCCAGCAACTGGGTGCAGATATGCGGTTCCCCGTTCGCGGGGAGCGGCGTGACAATGACCACGTCCGCGTTGGTGGCCTTGACGGCAAGCAAGAGCTCAAGGGGATCAAGCACTTCGCTAACCACTTCCATATCCGGTTGGCGCGACACCAGGTATCGGATCACTTCCGAGAGCAGCTTGGGCCGGCTCGCCAAGAGCACTTTAATTTTTGAGTGCATTGTTATCTTCCTGAATAACCGCCAGGTTACGCTAGCCCAACCGTTGCAGGGTGCAAAAACCATGATCAACATAAGCAACCGGCGTCCAGACGATGAGTTTAGATGTTAAATCAACGTGGGCAATATCGACATGTTAAAGCCGATAAACCATAGACCTAAGGGTTCAAAAATGGTCTAGCAGCGGGACTATTTTGAAATAGACCTGAGCGAATTCTTGGAGGGGAAAGTACTGGTACTCTGGGCGGGGAAATTTTGGTACTATTGCTACAGAAGTTGTATGGGCGGCAATCTCAGAAACGGGCGGTTGCCATATGAGTGGTCAGTATCGCTACTTCTCTTTCAGCAATT
Proteins encoded in this window:
- a CDS encoding DUF1508 domain-containing protein, producing MTCDHVARRFGLAISAAKLNAPIDQQYHRRTDAQGKPYFVLKAKNGEIIGKSESYSSTAAMERGIQSVMSNAPLAAIEQVNQPE
- a CDS encoding response regulator transcription factor, with the protein product MHSKIKVLLASRPKLLSEVIRYLVSRQPDMEVVSEVLDPLELLLAVKATNADVVIVTPLPANGEPHICTQLLAAYAQLKIVTQSAKGEAAYLYQTGSPKQCIDEPSEQLILGAIRKSLQDKKQTTGDGNE